GGTTTTGTAGATAATGATTTGAATATATTCGTAAAGAAGTCTGGAATAAATCAAACTGTTATAAAGGAAGTAGTAGAACAAATAAAACAAATGGAAAAATTAAATAGACCAATTGAAAACTATGATTTTTCAATAGATAATATATTAGATAGAAATCAGGAAGCAAACTCTGTAATTACTATTTTTTATTCACTAATTGCTATGGTTTCAACTTATGGAATTTATGCTGGAATTGAGACAGTCAATTTAATCCAAGCTAATTTATCTAATATAGGTGCTAGGATTAATATTACTCCATTAAAAAAAGATGAATTTTTATTGGCAGGAGTTATAGACTCACTATTATTAAACCTATTTTCAAATGGCGTATTGCTTATATTTATGAAATATGTTCTAAAGCTTAATCTATTTAAGGAAATAAAATATAGTACAATTTTTATAGTTTTAGGGAATTTATTCGGAGTTGCCCTTGGCATATTTATAGGTGCCTCTAACAAGAGAAATCAGGGTGAAAAAACTTTAATAGGTATAGCCGTTACGCTAATTTTATCTTTTTTCTCAGGTATGATGGGGCCCTGGATCAAAATTATGATTGATAAAAATGCTCCTATTTTAGGTAGAATAAATCCAATTTCTGTAATAACCAATAATCTATATAGGGTAAATCTTTTAGATAACACTGAAAACGTAGGTGAAG
The Tissierellales bacterium genome window above contains:
- a CDS encoding ABC transporter permease; translated protein: MKGIFRNCIYQGKNLVRDFGFTFWSLIYPLIMAVFFYIAFSGLMDIELEDISVGIGADSSIGYILESIDFINVHEISQDEITEKLDNEEIHGFVDNDLNIFVKKSGINQTVIKEVVEQIKQMEKLNRPIENYDFSIDNILDRNQEANSVITIFYSLIAMVSTYGIYAGIETVNLIQANLSNIGARINITPLKKDEFLLAGVIDSLLLNLFSNGVLLIFMKYVLKLNLFKEIKYSTIFIVLGNLFGVALGIFIGASNKRNQGEKTLIGIAVTLILSFFSGMMGPWIKIMIDKNAPILGRINPISVITNNLYRVNLLDNTENVGEGILILLAYCIILIFSSYVFLRRRNYDSI